From Jiangella mangrovi:
GTCGCCGGCTACGAGGGCTCGGTGGCGGGCGACCGCACGCCGCCGTCGCTGGCCGCCGTCCGCGCCTACCTGGAGTCGCTGCGGGCGGCGGGCGAGGAGCTGCGCGACGACGTGCCGTCGGACGGGCTCGACGGCGGCCTCGTGCTGTCGGCCGGCGGGAGCATGTTCTACGACGTCGTGGCCGACGTGCTGGGCGGCGGCGGGCGGGTGGTCGTGCGCAGCGGCTGCTACGTCACGCACGACTCCGGCATGTTCCACCGCAACTCGCCGCTCGACGGGCCGGACGCGCCGGTCCGGCTGCGGGCCGCGCTCACCGTCTGGGGCACCGTCGTGTCGCGGCCGGAGCCGGACCGCGCCTTCCTCGACGTCGGCCGCCGCGACGCCTCGTTCGACCAGGGGCTGCCGATCCCGCTCGCCGTCCTCCCCCGGGGCGCGACGACGGCGCAGCCGCTGGACGGCGCCGAGGTCACCGCGCTCAACGACCAGCACGCGTTCCTCGCCGTCGCGGCCGGCAGCTCGATCGCCGTCGGCGACCGCGTCCAGCTGGGCATCTCGCACCCGTGCACCACCTTCGACAAATGGCGGGCGATCCCGCTCGCCGGGGCCGGCGGCGTCGTCACCGACATCGTCGAGACCTGGTTCTGACCCCACCCCGGAGGTGGCCGCATGAGTGCCTGGGTCGACCAGTCACGCGTCATCCGGTTCGAGGGACCGGCGGCGTTCTCGCCCCGGTTCGTCGGGCCGCCGGTCCTGCGGTGGGCGCCGGTGCCCGCGGCCACCCGCTTCGAGGTCGCCGTCGCCGACCGCGAGCGCGTCGTCTGGACCGGGTCCTTCCCGACCGAGGCCGCCGACCTCGCCGAGGCCTGGCCGCTGCTCCCCCTCGGCCCGGTGGACGTGCTGGTCCGCGGCTTCGACGGCGAGCGCGAGGTCGCCGTCCGCAAGCACCGGCAGTTCTGGAAGGTGCCGGGGTTCGACGGCGTCAGGCCCGCCCCCGCCGACTGGACCGGCGCCGTCCACCGCGCCGTCGGCTACCTGCTCCAGCCGGCCCGCGACGAGGTCGACGGCTACGAGGACGGCTACCCGCGCAGCGCGTGGAGCTCGTTCGAGGACACCGTGACGGGGCTGCGCGGCCGGTTGGCGTTCCCCGCGCAGCACCACGCCAGCTACATCCACGCCTACCTGACCTACGCCGACCGCTTCCCGGACCACCCGCAGGCGGCCGAGGCGGAACGGCAGGCGCTGGAGTACGGGCGGTGGCTGCTGGAGCATCGCCTTCCCGACGACTGGCGCCTGGGCGGACTGTCGCCCTCGACGGTGCTCGAGGGCGGGTTCGGCGGCTGGGTCGAGGGCGACCACGTCACCGTGTTCCGGGCCGCGCGCGTCGGCGAGGTCATGCTGCGGCTGTTCGCACGCACCGGCGACTCGCGGTACCTGGACCGCGCCGCCCGCATCGGCGACGTCATGGTCGACCTGCAGAACCCGGACGGCTCCTGGCCCTTCCGCGTC
This genomic window contains:
- a CDS encoding alanine racemase, whose amino-acid sequence is MTHPTAGQSIHELPTPFAVLDDAALEHNLATMAAWCRDHGVELQPHGKTTMAPALFRRQLATGATGITAATPAQVRIMRAHGVPAVQLANELVQPAEAAWIAGELAGGDGFGFRAWVDSVDGVEILQAAAAPTGAVVDVLLEVGTPGGRTGTRTKADRDTVRAAVDSAPNVRLTGVAGYEGSVAGDRTPPSLAAVRAYLESLRAAGEELRDDVPSDGLDGGLVLSAGGSMFYDVVADVLGGGGRVVVRSGCYVTHDSGMFHRNSPLDGPDAPVRLRAALTVWGTVVSRPEPDRAFLDVGRRDASFDQGLPIPLAVLPRGATTAQPLDGAEVTALNDQHAFLAVAAGSSIAVGDRVQLGISHPCTTFDKWRAIPLAGAGGVVTDIVETWF